A single bacterium DNA region contains:
- a CDS encoding AAA family ATPase, producing the protein MEPDDSAPQDAQAFIAALDEVDLLRFRVVGTYTRYDESARNALQDARQKILAGFEPPGRKRENHLIWAAPGTGKTYFVQQIAASLGDGVRYHELNLAKCTEAEFRSGLSALDGGQACLCLIDEVDAKPQEPWPYEILLPYLDAAVERGARFVFVLAGSSGSSLEDIKQRIAARPKGTDLLSRIPTGHEHVIGPMSLGDRLLIVLSQLRQAGQERSRDIRAIEKLGLYYVALNPRLANARQLREFAVRAVERVPKTDSRVKYDHLFVPGDPENKAFWVQASPVAERLVNTFVVLAGDRVGVNGLKDELFLSDLRDKTRRGMEGAIRRGRSAG; encoded by the coding sequence ATGGAGCCCGACGACTCGGCTCCCCAGGACGCGCAGGCGTTCATCGCCGCCCTCGACGAAGTCGATCTTTTGCGTTTCCGCGTCGTCGGCACGTACACCCGATACGACGAATCCGCCCGCAACGCCCTCCAGGACGCTCGACAGAAAATCCTCGCCGGGTTCGAGCCGCCGGGCCGCAAGCGCGAGAACCACCTGATCTGGGCCGCACCTGGGACCGGCAAGACCTATTTCGTCCAGCAAATCGCCGCGTCGCTGGGAGACGGCGTCCGCTACCACGAACTGAACCTCGCCAAGTGCACGGAAGCCGAATTTCGGTCCGGCTTGAGCGCTCTCGATGGCGGTCAGGCGTGCCTCTGCCTCATCGACGAGGTCGACGCCAAACCACAAGAACCCTGGCCCTACGAAATACTACTCCCCTACCTCGACGCGGCCGTGGAGCGCGGCGCGCGGTTCGTCTTCGTCCTGGCGGGCAGTTCGGGATCGAGTTTGGAGGACATCAAACAGCGGATCGCCGCCCGGCCGAAGGGCACGGACCTGCTAAGCCGCATCCCGACCGGCCACGAGCACGTCATCGGCCCGATGAGCCTCGGGGACCGGCTCCTCATCGTGCTCAGCCAGTTGCGGCAAGCCGGGCAGGAACGGAGCCGCGACATCCGCGCCATCGAGAAACTCGGCCTGTACTACGTCGCGCTGAACCCCCGGCTCGCGAATGCCCGCCAGTTGCGCGAGTTTGCGGTCCGGGCCGTGGAACGGGTGCCCAAAACCGACAGCCGGGTCAAGTACGATCACCTCTTTGTGCCGGGCGATCCGGAGAACAAGGCGTTCTGGGTGCAGGCGTCGCCGGTCGCCGAACGTCTCGTCAACACGTTTGTGGTGCTGGCGGGAGACCGCGTCGGGGTGAATGGGCTCAAAGACGAACTGTTCCTTTCGGACCTCCGGGACAAGACGCGCAGAGGGATGGAGGGGGCCATCCGTCGCGGACGCAGCGCCGGCTGA